The Candidatus Hydrogenedentota bacterium sequence ATTGACGGCCCCCCGGACGACCGCCATCCCCGCGTCGTGTATATCCCCGGCGAGCATTGCGTCCATCCGAAAGGCCCGATGGCCGAAACCGGCCGCCGCCAACTCCGCATCTCCTACGGCTTCGAGGAGACGGAACGCATCGTCCAGGCCATCGCCCTCATGCGGGAAGCGTTATGACGTGCGTCAATCGGGCTTGGAGAATCAATTGAACGCGGACGCCATACGGGCCATTGTCTTCGATTACGGCAATACGCTGGTGGAATTCGGCCGGCGGCAGATTGGCGCGTGCGACGCGGCCATCGCGGAAGCCTTGGAACGGCTGTTCGGCCCGTTGGATCGCGAGGCGTTGCGGGCGCTACGCGATCGCGACCGGCTGGCGCCCTATGCGGGCGATCCCCCTTCGTATCGAGAGAACGACCTGCGTGTTATTACACCGAACATGGTTCGCGCACTGTACGGGCGCGAGGCCACCAAAGCCGAAGTGGACGAGATCATTCGTGTCCGTCTTGAGGCGTTCATCGAGACCACCGAAGCTTCGGATGGCGTACGGGCCTTGCTGGCGCGGTTGCACGCGAAACGACGGCTGGGGCTGTTGTCGAATTATCCTGACGGCCATGCGATCCGGCGCAGTCTCGAGAAGACCGGGCTCGCACCGCATTTCGACGCGGTGGTCGTTTCGGGCGATATCGGCTACGCCAAACCGCATCCGTTGCCGTTCACAACGATACTGGACCAACTGGCGCTTTCGCCGGAACAGGTGTTGTTCGTGGGCGACAACTGGCTGGCGGACATTCAGGGCGCCAAGCGCGCGGGCCTGCCGGTGGTCCACAGCGTTCAGTGGACGCCTTACGAAACCTTTGATCGGAATCCGGGCGATTTCGAGCCGGACGCCGTCCTCTCGCGAATAGAAGATATCGAAACGGTGTTCACCTAAATACATGGCTTGTCGCGATGGATGAAGTTTTTGGAAGCGGACAAGCAGGATGGAATCGGCATGCCCGAACATTGCCCACATTTCGGTGACTGCGGCGGCTGCAAGATGCAGGAGGTGCCGTATGCCGAGCAACTGTCGCACAAGGCGGCATTGCTGGCCGCGTTGTTCAACGCCCACTGGCCGCATCCGATTCCCGTCGAACCCTC is a genomic window containing:
- a CDS encoding HAD family hydrolase translates to MRQSGLENQLNADAIRAIVFDYGNTLVEFGRRQIGACDAAIAEALERLFGPLDREALRALRDRDRLAPYAGDPPSYRENDLRVITPNMVRALYGREATKAEVDEIIRVRLEAFIETTEASDGVRALLARLHAKRRLGLLSNYPDGHAIRRSLEKTGLAPHFDAVVVSGDIGYAKPHPLPFTTILDQLALSPEQVLFVGDNWLADIQGAKRAGLPVVHSVQWTPYETFDRNPGDFEPDAVLSRIEDIETVFT